TTGTATATGTGGATTTAGGAGTGCCCACAAATAACATACCTATATAATTACCATTTACGTCATGCAATGGCTCGTAAATAGTTATATAGTCTTCGTCATTAATATGTGCCTCTCCATCGTAAGTATTACCCGCTTTAGTTTCTAAATATACTTCGTCAGAAGATTTTGTACCTACAAACCTAGTACCTCCATTTGAGATACTTGTAGATATTCTTACATTATCCATGAATACGGTAACTTCATTACCCGTAATAGATTTTATCTCATCAACGATACCTACATCGTTATTTACTATTTTTACCATAACTAAGTAACCAATTACTTGTCCATCTTTGGAAACTTGGTCAATGGCCACTAAACCAATACCTTCAGAAACCCCATCTATTTTGGATTTTGGGAAATTGCTCATAAAACTAGAGGATAGTTTTAAAAGACCATGATTTGTTCCAGAAGGGATTAATTGATTCAATATATTTGATACATCTACATCTTTATTGATATTAGATGAAATAATTTTACCATTTTTATCAGTTATTGCCATTAAATCAATATCTGAACCTTGATTTAAAATTTTTATACGGCTATTCAAATCATCAATATCTCTATTTTCTATAGAATTTATCATACCATATGTTTTAGAGGTATAATCATTCAAAGAGCTTAAAGAATCCATTTTAATAGCCATTACAGATTCTGCAAGATTTGTATCACTTACTAAGGCTTCATGTGTTTGAGTAGCCATGCTTCCTTGTAAAGTTGATAGAGAAGAACCGCTTGATATTATTAAAGGGACTAATGCTACAACTACGGCCAAAACTATCAATTTTGTACTTATTTTTTTGAATTTTACCATAAAAACACCGTTACTATTATTTTTAGGGGTAATATAACGTGCAATATATATTGTCATACATGTCACATAATGACTAACTATACATGTGTTGTTTATAATATAATATATTATCTATATTGTAATATTGGGTGGGTGGATACATAAAAATGTAATGACGTATTAATTAAAACATAATTTAATAAATAAAATATATAGTAAACTAAAGTTTAATCAATAATTCAGATAAATAGATGAAAGGGTATAAATAATAAAATATTATGATAGAATAATTATTAGATTAATAAAGTATAATTAAGATAGATAATAATAAAAATGCAAAAAATAAAAATTAAGGTAGATAAAATGAAAATATTAGGAATTAGTGGTTCACCAAAAAAAGAAGGTAATACGTCATATCTTGTAAAAAAAGCATTAGAAGAAGCTGAAAAATTAGGTTTTGAAACAGAATTCATATCGTTAGCTGGTCTAGAATTAAATCCCTGTATTGCATGTGAAATGTGTAAAAAAGGAGAAAGCTGTATTATTATAGACGATATAGAAGATATCGTGGATTCAATGGATGGAGCAGATGGTATAATATTAGGTTCGCCAGTATACTTCGGTGGCGTGTCCGCTCAATTAAAAATGATAATGGATAGGTCTAGGTCATTGCGTGCAAACCAAAAACTTAAAAATAAAGTAGGAGCTGCTATTTCAGTAGGTGCTTCAAGAAATGGTGGTCAAGAAACTACCATAAGACAAATTCACGACTATATGCACATTCAATCTATGATTGTAGTTGGAGACGAATTCCCGACGGCTCATTATGGTGGTACAGGCTGGGGTTCAACACCGGGCGACTGTAAAAACGATGAATTTGGTACAATGACTGCTCAAAATGTTGGTAAAAAAGTAGCAGAAGTTTTAAAATTAATCAATAAATAATTAAAAATAATTAAATAATTAAAAATAAATAAATTGAAAGGTTTAAAATATAATATTGAATATATTGAATACAATTCAATATGTAATATATTAAATTATTTCCTATTTTTTTGACAAATTACTTCATTTTTAGAGTTATTTCCTATATCTTTTAATTTTAAATAAGCAGGAAGTATTAAAAGTACGTAAACAGGGATTATTTCTAATCTACCGACCCACATTGATATAATGCCAGTTAATTTAGCTAAAGGGTGCATGGCACTACTTACAATATTTACCGATAAACCCATATTTGCCACCATAGAAACAGCCTCAAATAAGGACTTATAAGGGTCATACCCTAAGAATATTAACATTAAACTAGCCATCATATAATGGACTACATAACCAAATCCGATTATGAAAGCGTCGGTAATTAAATTACCGGACATTATATTTTTACCTATTTTCTTATAGACTACAGAACCTGTAGGGAGTACGGATTCTTTTAATTTATAATAAAACGCTTTTCCCATTATTAAAAATCTCATTAGCTTAATACCACCTGTTGTAGTACCTGTAGCACCCCCTATAACCATTACAAAAATAACCACAGCTAATGAAATATTACTTAATCCTGCCATACTAACTGTTGAGAATCCAGTACTGGTCATAGCGGAAACCATGGTAAATAAAGCATCAATAGGAGATAGTCCTGACGAAAGAACCAGAATTAAAGCAGAAATTGCCAATATTGGTATTGATGCTTTTGTTTGAATATCGTGTACATCTTTACCAGTTAATAAATTGTGGTGTACGGAGAAGGATACAACACCTCCAATGTACATTATTGCTACCATAATTAGTTTGGCTACATCACCATAAGGAAAACTACTATTACTTACACTCATACCGCCAGTGGATATACCGCACATACATATGTTTATTGCATCCCATAGATTTAAGCCACTTATATAGAGCATACAGATACCTAAAACCGTGTATAAAATGTAGATATGCCATATTTTTTTTACAGTGCCTAATGTACTTGGCAATATTTTCTCCTCTCTTGCTTCTGCCCGGTAATATGCAGAAGCCCCTGCTTTGGATAAAATTGATATAACCATAACAAGCACACCAACGCCACCAACCCATTGTTGCAAACTCCTCCATAGTTGAACAGACCGTGGTAAGGATTCCACATCACTGATAATACTAAATCCAGTAGTTGTCCAAGCCGACATACTTTCAAAAACACCGTCTATATACCCAAAATAGTCAATACTCAAAGTTAATGGAACTGCGCCCATCATAGAAGCCATAAGCCAAGCTAATGCAGATATTACCATAGCATGCTTTAATTTTATAGGAATAGATTTAGTAAATCTATTTATCAAATAACCTAATAATATAAAAGCTAACGCAGGGACTACAAATATGCTCCAGTTTTCAGAGTAGTATACAGCAAAAATTCCCGGTAATATCATTAATGAACCTATACTCATCATCAATAGACCCAATTCATGCATAATACCTGCTGCATCTCTTTTTTTAAATATTTTCATATTATCGCTCTATCCCTACGTTTTTCTTAATTTTATCATCTTTCCGATATTGAAGTATTATGATTGTATAAATTAAATTATAAACGTCATAAATAATAATTGTGTGTTATTATTTATTCCAATATTGTATAAATACATAATTAAAAAAATGAAATAAAAATTGTAATATAGTTTATATATAAAATTAAAAAAATGAAATAAAATAAAAATTAAAAGTAAAAAAGGTAGATTTAAATTAATTCCTCTATTTCTCCACCTTCTTCCTCATCCAATGTATTAAATTTATTTGTGACAATTTCCAAACATTCTTGGACTGTGTCACTTATAGATACGTTTTCAATCACTGGCACAATATGTGCATTTGAATCCTTAACAATATATTTATTGATATTGTTTATAATTTCAAAGTTTTCTAAATACCTTTCTAAAGGCCTGTCACTAACCTTAGCTCTTGCTATAAACCTTTTTTTATGTACATTTTCAGAACTTAATGTAAGGGTTAAGAATATTACGTTTGGAATATCGTGGTATTTGTCAGATATCATCCCTGGAACGATGTGTGTACCCTCTATTATTACACTTGTACCCTCGGTTAAGCATCTGTCTATAATTCCTTCAATACCCAATAGTACAGGCTCTACGTGTCTTATAAAGCCTTGTATGTATAAATCATCGTCATCCTCATCATAATTTCTAAGTGCTCTCCAAGCAGTATATGAAGATTCGTACAACATAGGTACTACGTCTTTAGAAATACTACGTCTCATTACTTCCCTAATAGAATCAGTACCGATAACGCTAGAAATACCTAGACGAGAAGCCAATTCAAAAGCAATTGTAGATGTACCAACACCACTTGCTCCACCAACTAATATAATAACAGAGTGTTTTTTTAAGATTCTTCTCCAAATTAGATATTTTTCGGCTATATCTTCATAATCATTAGATATTAAAGAATAATACACCCGTTGCCTTAATTCATATTTGGAAATTCTTTTTAAGCTGTCATGGTTCAAATCAGCTTCAATTCCCCTTGCAAAAATGTATGCCTCACTGGGTTTCATTCCTGCTGTAGTTAAAGACCTTGCAAGAAGTCCTTTTGAGAAAGGCATTTCATAATCCTTAGCTGTCACTATTATCTTATCAGTTATTTTGTCAAATATCATAATATCACGTAATTATAATTTTTTTAAGTTAATTTTTTAATGTTATAATTGATTTAAATATACTATTATTTAAATATTAGTCAGAATTCAAATATTTTATGTTAAAAAAGTCACTAAATTATCTAGATAATTAACTATGGGTTCATACTAAATTAAATTTTATAAAACTTTAAAAGTAGACCCTAATAATATGTTTAAAAATTAGTCATTAGTTAATAATCCATTTAACATTTAAGAATATTATAAATTAGAGAATATATTATTTAAAAAATATAAATAATGAAAATTAGAGTTAATAATTGTAAATCTATTATTTAGCTCTAATATCTATTGTTTGACTTAATTCAGGTCCAGTAGATATCAAAGTAACTTTAACACCTAATTTTTGTTCCATTACTTTTATAAATTCTTTTGATTTATCGGATAAATCTTCGTAGTTTGTTACGCCGTAACATTCAGTATCATATTTGTCTAAACAGGTTAATGCTATTTGAGTTGCTCCATTCAAATCACAAACTTTTTTTGCAAGTTCGTAATCAAAATGTCCTACTCTTCTTCTTCTACCTGTAACAGTACCGTATTCGATTACGCCTAAAGCCTCTGCTTCTTCTTCAGTCATTTCTGATGGGAAAGGTCCTTCTCCAACTCTTGTTGGGTATGCTTTAAAAACAACCACAACTTCGTCAATTTTAGTTGGACCTACACCGACATCTGCTGCAAAGGAAGATGCATTAGTATCTTTAGAGGTAACGTATGGGTAACTACCATGGTAAAGGGAAAGTAAAGCTCCTTGAGTACCTTCAATTAAAACATTCTCTTTGTTTTCAATTGCACTATTAACTTCCTTAGATACATCTCCAAGGTATTTTTGCAAACTTTCAACATCTTTAGCTTGTTTTAAAGTTCTCATTGCTCTGTCCACGTTTGCAGGACCGCAACCAGTACCAGTTGAACCTATTTCTTTAGAAAGGTGAACGTTTGATTTATCCATTTCCCTGTGTTTTAATTCAATTACTCCGCCGTTAGAATCTAATATAAGCCTTTCAGCTACATTAAAATCTTTTAACATTACTAATTCTTTTTCCAAAACTTCAGGGTCGGTTAATACACCAGCACCAATTGCTAATTTAGCATTTATATTAGGAAAACCAGTTGGAACCATTCTAATTCCATATTTTTTATCTCCAACTTCTACGGTATGACCTGCATTAGGGCCTACGCCCCCTCTTGCAATAATTGAAGGATTATCTTTTTCACAAAGGTAACTTACGATTTTTCCCTTACCCTCGTCGCCCCATTGACCGCCTACAATAATGGTACATGTCATTTGCAAAACCTCATTAAAAATATGACTAAATCATATTCCAATCTATTATAACGTTATTCATGTCGGATACATCAAATAGTATATAAATTTAAATGAATAAATTAATAATTCAAAGTTTAACATAAAATACGCGCATAAACGCATACTTAAGTGAATAAAATACGTAATAATAAGATATTTTCAATTTTCAAATATATCTTTTATACTCCATTTCATACAATCATAATTAATTACATTATTTCTAAATTATTGCCATAGTATCAACTATTTTAAATTTAAACCATAATTAATTTAATTAATTTAATTAATTTGAAATAGGTAATAACTAATTTAGCTTTTTGCCAAATTAGTTAAAAAAACTGTCAAATTCTCCTGCGTCGATAGCTTTTTGTGCTTCCCTTGGAGTTTTTCCTTCAACATTTACACCTAATGAAACACATGTTCCAATAACTTCTTTTGAAGCGTTTTTAACGTTGTAAGATAACATTGCTTCGTATTTCATGTTTGCAATTTTAACAACTTGTTCCATTGTTAAGTTACCTGCAACTTGGTGTTTTGGTTCTTGTGCAGCTTTTTCGATACCTAATTCTTTCATAATTAAAGCTGATGCTGGAGGAATACCTACTTCAACTTTGAATGACCTTTTTTCAGTGTCTACGATAACACTTACAGGAACGCTCATACCTTCGTATGAAGCTGTTTTTTGGTTGATTTCGTTAACAACTTGCATGATGTTAACACCTAAAGGACCGATAGCTGGACCTAATGGAGGACCTGCTGTAGCTTTTCCACCAGTTACTAATATTTCAACTACTTGTTCTGCCATAATATTCACCTCAACGTGTTTGCAATATCAAGATAATAATATTTTAATATTTCTTATTTTTACTTTTGATATTTATTATTATTCTCACATATTATTCTTGTTAAATTGTATAAGATTAATAGTTGATTTATCAACAAATTTATACACAATAAATAATACTTACTAATATAAAAATACATCTAAAGTTGACTATTTAATAAACTCCTTAATGTTATTTATGGGTATTGTATTTAAAATTTACTATGAATTACAATATATAATTTTGAGTTAATACTAAAAAAATATTAAATAATAATTAAAAATTAATAAAGATTAATAAAGATTAATAAAAAAACTATATTAAATTAAAAAGAGAAAGAAATATACTAAATTAGTAATTTAAAACCAATTATAAGCTATTTAATAAGCTATTTATTAGTTATGGCAACCATGTTTTTTGGTCTTCCACTTTAGCAGGCAAATATTCTTCAACAACATATTTTAAACCATATTTTGCTAAAGACTGCTGTTCTGCCCTTACTTTACTGTCTGCCATCATAGATAAAGCATTTTGCCATTCTGGGAATGATTTAACAAAGTCATCGTTTTTCAAACCGTCTTTTAACCTTTTAATATCGTGGTCTTTTAACGGGTGAGTAGGTAATTCATAATCTACAATATCTTGAGGTGTAACGCCTATCATTCTTGCTTCTGGAACTGCTAACTTGTCCGCCAAGTGAACTGCCTTACCACTACCTACTTTTAAAGTTCTGTAGATGTTTAAGTACCCGTAAGGGTCACCATCCGTGAATACTAAGATAGGCAACTTTTTCTCTTCAGATAATCTTTTTACAAATCTTCTTGTAGCCCTTGAAGGTACACCTTTTAATGAAACTAAAATACAGTTATGTTTTTTCCAAAATCCTTCAGCGCTCAACCTTGCAAACATACCCGCTGTCTCTATTGCCAATACAAATTCTGCATTAGTCTCCAATGTTAAATTTGTAACTTCATTAGGTATATTATAAGCTCCACTACCTAATTTAGTACAGTCGATTATAATCTCCTGACCGTCTTGAGTTTTATCAATCACTTTTAAAGGACCTACAACAGAAGCACCGTCTTCCTCAGGCATGAAACCTAAATCTTCCCTTAAAAAATCAGAAGCTGCTTCTAAATCCTCTATAACGCTGTTAGAAGGTTGCTGGTCATCAAATCTAGCTTCGCCCCAGTTTTTGGACACATAATATGCTTCCCTCAAAGTTGAGAAGTCATTTGTATCCAACAAACTCTTTGAGAATTCCATCATTTTTATCGTTTGGGCAAATATTTTTGCTTGGTTTACATTAAATGTTCTTTCTTTTTCCTTACCCATTAATGTAAAAGTACCCTTTTCGTCATCAAATTTTGCATTTGATAGACTTCTTACAGGAAATTTAATTACAGGCCTTTTTTTCCTTATGATGTCATCATACATTTGATTTGCCATTTTAAGTAATTTTTGAGAAGCTAATTTTCTTTCTTTTGATGTTATCATCTAATTCACCCAAAGGAATAGGATATTCAATGTACTGTTGAGTTGTACCTGTAAGTTCCTATTTATTTTATATATAATTAAAAATTTTAAAAAATTAAATTAGTTTGGTATAATTCAAGTATTAAAATATATTATTAAAATATATTATAACCTATTTAAAATTTTGTTACATTATACATAATAGAATTAAGTGTTATATATATTTAGTTAAATAGGTTTGCAAAACCAAAAATTAAAACCAAAAGAAATTTAAATAACTAGTATATAAAAATTATAGTTAATATAAAATGTACTTAAAGGTACGATAGTACATTTCTTTTGTAAGCTAATAAATTTTACCAAACAATGAAATTTTATATATGGATATTTTGAAATAGTAAAAATCATACATTTAAATATAATCATGTGGCGCCAATAACAGATATTTTAGAATTTAAT
The window above is part of the Methanococcus voltae PS genome. Proteins encoded here:
- a CDS encoding TrkH family potassium uptake protein, with product MKIFKKRDAAGIMHELGLLMMSIGSLMILPGIFAVYYSENWSIFVVPALAFILLGYLINRFTKSIPIKLKHAMVISALAWLMASMMGAVPLTLSIDYFGYIDGVFESMSAWTTTGFSIISDVESLPRSVQLWRSLQQWVGGVGVLVMVISILSKAGASAYYRAEAREEKILPSTLGTVKKIWHIYILYTVLGICMLYISGLNLWDAINICMCGISTGGMSVSNSSFPYGDVAKLIMVAIMYIGGVVSFSVHHNLLTGKDVHDIQTKASIPILAISALILVLSSGLSPIDALFTMVSAMTSTGFSTVSMAGLSNISLAVVIFVMVIGGATGTTTGGIKLMRFLIMGKAFYYKLKESVLPTGSVVYKKIGKNIMSGNLITDAFIIGFGYVVHYMMASLMLIFLGYDPYKSLFEAVSMVANMGLSVNIVSSAMHPLAKLTGIISMWVGRLEIIPVYVLLILPAYLKLKDIGNNSKNEVICQKNRK
- a CDS encoding flavodoxin family protein gives rise to the protein MKILGISGSPKKEGNTSYLVKKALEEAEKLGFETEFISLAGLELNPCIACEMCKKGESCIIIDDIEDIVDSMDGADGIILGSPVYFGGVSAQLKMIMDRSRSLRANQKLKNKVGAAISVGASRNGGQETTIRQIHDYMHIQSMIVVGDEFPTAHYGGTGWGSTPGDCKNDEFGTMTAQNVGKKVAEVLKLINK
- a CDS encoding 2-phosphoglycerate kinase, translating into MIFDKITDKIIVTAKDYEMPFSKGLLARSLTTAGMKPSEAYIFARGIEADLNHDSLKRISKYELRQRVYYSLISNDYEDIAEKYLIWRRILKKHSVIILVGGASGVGTSTIAFELASRLGISSVIGTDSIREVMRRSISKDVVPMLYESSYTAWRALRNYDEDDDDLYIQGFIRHVEPVLLGIEGIIDRCLTEGTSVIIEGTHIVPGMISDKYHDIPNVIFLTLTLSSENVHKKRFIARAKVSDRPLERYLENFEIINNINKYIVKDSNAHIVPVIENVSISDTVQECLEIVTNKFNTLDEEEGGEIEELI
- a CDS encoding DNA topoisomerase IV subunit A, whose amino-acid sequence is MITSKERKLASQKLLKMANQMYDDIIRKKRPVIKFPVRSLSNAKFDDEKGTFTLMGKEKERTFNVNQAKIFAQTIKMMEFSKSLLDTNDFSTLREAYYVSKNWGEARFDDQQPSNSVIEDLEAASDFLREDLGFMPEEDGASVVGPLKVIDKTQDGQEIIIDCTKLGSGAYNIPNEVTNLTLETNAEFVLAIETAGMFARLSAEGFWKKHNCILVSLKGVPSRATRRFVKRLSEEKKLPILVFTDGDPYGYLNIYRTLKVGSGKAVHLADKLAVPEARMIGVTPQDIVDYELPTHPLKDHDIKRLKDGLKNDDFVKSFPEWQNALSMMADSKVRAEQQSLAKYGLKYVVEEYLPAKVEDQKTWLP
- a CDS encoding 50S ribosomal protein L11 yields the protein MAEQVVEILVTGGKATAGPPLGPAIGPLGVNIMQVVNEINQKTASYEGMSVPVSVIVDTEKRSFKVEVGIPPASALIMKELGIEKAAQEPKHQVAGNLTMEQVVKIANMKYEAMLSYNVKNASKEVIGTCVSLGVNVEGKTPREAQKAIDAGEFDSFFN
- a CDS encoding adenylosuccinate synthetase: MTCTIIVGGQWGDEGKGKIVSYLCEKDNPSIIARGGVGPNAGHTVEVGDKKYGIRMVPTGFPNINAKLAIGAGVLTDPEVLEKELVMLKDFNVAERLILDSNGGVIELKHREMDKSNVHLSKEIGSTGTGCGPANVDRAMRTLKQAKDVESLQKYLGDVSKEVNSAIENKENVLIEGTQGALLSLYHGSYPYVTSKDTNASSFAADVGVGPTKIDEVVVVFKAYPTRVGEGPFPSEMTEEEAEALGVIEYGTVTGRRRRVGHFDYELAKKVCDLNGATQIALTCLDKYDTECYGVTNYEDLSDKSKEFIKVMEQKLGVKVTLISTGPELSQTIDIRAK